GCAAATGCTTTTTGGTCGTATAATTTTTTACCTAATTCATTTAACTCATTTACTGCTAAAGGTTCCATTTCTGTCGCTTTCTTGATGTTAGCAATCGCTGATGCTAATAAAGTTGGATCTACTGTTTTACCATCGGCACTGGCCCCTTTTTTGATTTGTGCTTGTCCTAAATACAAATAATCACGAGGGATAATTTTGTTTGCAGGATTTGACGTGTAATCGGTTAAAGCTTTTAGAGAGGCATCTATATTTCCATTTTCATAGGCAGAATAACCCAAATAACGTAAAATTCTTGGATTCACCTTGTCTAATTCTTTCATCTTGTTGGCTTCAACTTCCAGCGCTTTATAATCTTTGGCTAAGATTAAAAAGTCGGCATGACGCATGCGTGACGTTATAGAATAATCGGTTAAACTCATGTATTTTTCATAAAACCCTAGAGCTTTTTGAATGTTTTCAGTATACGTTTTTGGTTCATTATTTCCCCATAAATAATACGTTTCGGCCAATTCACGGTAAACAGGTCCGTAATTTGGGTTGATCCCAATTACTTCATTGTAGGCTTTTACAGCTTCTGTGTAGGCTTTGGCGCCTTTTAACAGAACCCCTAATTGCATTTTGGCTCTGATTAAAGTGTTGTCGATTTGATAAGCATTTCTATAAGCAACATAGGCTTCATTTTGTTTTTTAGCGCCATAATAAGCATCTCCTAAGGCAAGCTGCACTTGAGCATCATTAGGATTAGCTGCCGCTGCTTTAGTCAAAACTGCAATTGCACTGGCGTAATCAGGCTTATCTGAATTCATAAAAGCACGAGCGATATATACATATTCTTCGGTATCTTTCTTTTTCAAATCTTTAATCACTAAGTCAAACTTGGCTTGTGCAGCTGCTTTATTATCAGCATCCAAATCTAGTTGACCCAAGCCAATGTTATTGAATTTAGCTCCTTCGGTGGTCGATAGCCCTTTTTGAAAATAGATAGTAGCCGAGTCGGCAATATTTTGTTTCAAATAAATATTTCCCAAAAGGAAAGCGGCTTTACCATTAGTAGGCTTTGCTTGTATTACAGATTTCAACAACGATTTTGCTTTCTCAAATTGTTCAGCATCAATAGCTTTCTTCGCTGGCTCTAAATCTTGCGCTTTGGCAACAGTTGTTGCTACTAACGCTAAGCTGAAAATTTTAAACTTATTCATTTTTATTTAATTTTATCTTTAGTAATTGTCTTTCTAATCACGATTTTTCTGCCCGGTGTGTGTTCCGGTACTAATCCTGATTTTAAAATAATTCGTTGTCCTCTTTCGCCAACTAGGAAGGTTGTAAATCCCATTCCGAGTCCTGAATATCCCTGACAATTGATGATATACAAATGGCGTGCCAAAGGATAATTTCCAGACGCTACATTTTCTTGTGTAGGTGAAAAGTAGTTATTCCCGGTTTTTGCTTTTACACTTAAAACGTTTATTTTATCTAATTCCTCTTGTAACTCTAATGGCGATTGATAAATCCAATTCATTCCAATAACACCAATCATTCCATTATTTTCTGCGACATATTTTATAACTTCCTCATTGGTTTTGAATGAAAAAACATTTTTTTGATTGACAATTGACACACCTGCCATTTCTGACATGTATCTGGCGGTACTTGAATTGGCATTATCAAAGACAAGTCCTTTTATCGAAGAAATCGTTTTTCCATTAAGAAAATCAATCACATCTTGTTGATCAATTAAGGTATCATTGGTTGTATTGTTTCTGATTAGTGCAATAGCATCAGTAGCAAAAGGTGTTATTTTCGGCATTATTTTTTTGCTTTCGAATGCTTTTATTTCTTTGGCAGAAAGTGGTCTAGCCATAACCGCTATTTTAGCTGTATCTTTAAGCATAGCATTCAGGATTTCATTTTCTGATTGCGCTACTAAATGTAACTTAGCCGTATATTCCGCTTCAAAAACAGCTTCTCCGTCTTCTATTATTGGCAATATTGATTCATCTACATAAATCGTAGCTTTTCCTTTGGTCATGGTATCTTGTCTGTCATCTGATTTCTTTTGACATGAAAAGACAAACAGCAAGGTTAGCAACAGAAAACCAATAGTGGTTTTGAC
Above is a genomic segment from Flavobacterium phycosphaerae containing:
- a CDS encoding tetratricopeptide repeat protein, with the protein product MNKFKIFSLALVATTVAKAQDLEPAKKAIDAEQFEKAKSLLKSVIQAKPTNGKAAFLLGNIYLKQNIADSATIYFQKGLSTTEGAKFNNIGLGQLDLDADNKAAAQAKFDLVIKDLKKKDTEEYVYIARAFMNSDKPDYASAIAVLTKAAAANPNDAQVQLALGDAYYGAKKQNEAYVAYRNAYQIDNTLIRAKMQLGVLLKGAKAYTEAVKAYNEVIGINPNYGPVYRELAETYYLWGNNEPKTYTENIQKALGFYEKYMSLTDYSITSRMRHADFLILAKDYKALEVEANKMKELDKVNPRILRYLGYSAYENGNIDASLKALTDYTSNPANKIIPRDYLYLGQAQIKKGASADGKTVDPTLLASAIANIKKATEMEPLAVNELNELGKKLYDQKAFAAAAAVFEIAVSNPNSKNYLIDNFYLGNAIYYDNTRKDAVKPDPIALQKADVAFGNVITASPTTQDAYLFRARTNRLLENDQMMTTYYQQYIDTVTAKGEAEITKNKAKFIEAYNNMAASFANTDKAKAKELFNKTLALDPTNSYATESLKVLR
- a CDS encoding PstS family phosphate ABC transporter substrate-binding protein, which produces MNKFVKTTIGFLLLTLLFVFSCQKKSDDRQDTMTKGKATIYVDESILPIIEDGEAVFEAEYTAKLHLVAQSENEILNAMLKDTAKIAVMARPLSAKEIKAFESKKIMPKITPFATDAIALIRNNTTNDTLIDQQDVIDFLNGKTISSIKGLVFDNANSSTARYMSEMAGVSIVNQKNVFSFKTNEEVIKYVAENNGMIGVIGMNWIYQSPLELQEELDKINVLSVKAKTGNNYFSPTQENVASGNYPLARHLYIINCQGYSGLGMGFTTFLVGERGQRIILKSGLVPEHTPGRKIVIRKTITKDKIK